A part of Pararhizobium sp. A13 genomic DNA contains:
- a CDS encoding D-Ala-D-Ala carboxypeptidase family metallohydrolase yields MRNLLWIALACLLTVSSFATADAKDGRVRKVKLPAYSRSAAYTIQTVSVRTGCFSPRLEGILAHIAMKTGQRPLVTSGHRPHAHRRGSLHRLCQAADIRVPGVSESRIIAAARTAPGIGGIGRYCNGIVHVDTGPRRQWVHCGRARGGILSARRRSARRA; encoded by the coding sequence ATGCGTAACCTGCTCTGGATTGCTCTTGCATGCCTGCTGACCGTTTCCAGCTTTGCCACGGCCGATGCCAAAGATGGCCGGGTGCGTAAAGTCAAGCTCCCTGCGTATAGCAGGTCTGCTGCCTACACCATCCAGACAGTATCCGTCAGGACGGGCTGCTTTTCTCCCCGTCTCGAGGGCATATTGGCGCATATTGCCATGAAAACCGGACAGCGCCCGCTGGTGACGTCAGGTCACCGCCCCCATGCTCATCGCCGGGGTTCGCTGCACCGACTGTGTCAGGCCGCAGATATTCGCGTGCCCGGAGTGTCGGAAAGCAGGATCATCGCCGCAGCGAGAACGGCGCCGGGCATCGGCGGCATCGGCCGCTATTGCAACGGTATCGTTCACGTCGATACCGGCCCCCGGCGCCAGTGGGTTCATTGCGGAAGAGCACGCGGCGGCATTCTCAGTGCCAGACGCCGGTCAGCAAGGCGCGCCTGA
- a CDS encoding VOC family protein, whose amino-acid sequence MKQMIARVALVVPDYDAAIAFYCDVLGFDVLEDTDLGNGKRWVLVRPKGATETALLLARADSLEQQAAVGNQAGGRVGFFLFTDDFGRDHTAMLGAGVRFLEEPRREAYGTVAVFADPFGNMWDLLQPVA is encoded by the coding sequence ATGAAGCAGATGATCGCGCGCGTTGCACTTGTCGTCCCGGACTATGATGCGGCCATTGCCTTCTATTGCGATGTGCTCGGCTTCGACGTCTTGGAAGACACCGATCTTGGTAACGGCAAGCGCTGGGTGCTGGTGCGTCCGAAAGGCGCCACGGAAACGGCGCTGCTGCTCGCCAGGGCCGATAGCCTTGAGCAGCAGGCGGCCGTCGGAAACCAGGCGGGCGGCCGGGTCGGCTTCTTTCTGTTCACCGACGATTTCGGCCGTGACCACACGGCGATGCTCGGGGCAGGGGTCCGGTTTCTGGAGGAACCGCGCCGCGAGGCCTATGGAACAGTCGCGGTCTTTGCCGATCCCTTCGGCAATATGTGGGATTTGCTTCAGCCGGTGGCCTGA
- the murJ gene encoding murein biosynthesis integral membrane protein MurJ gives MSLVRKFMTVGGATLGSRIFGFARETLMAAALGTGPMADVFYAAFRFPNLFRRLFAEGAFNAAFVPLFSKEIEANGTDGAKRFSEEVFGVLFSVLFILTIVMELSMPLLVRFVIAPGFADDPQKFGITVSMAAVMFPYLMCMSLTAMMSGMLNSLHHFFAAAVAPIFLNVVMIGALFYALYTGADPLATAWYLSWGVLAAGILQLAVVYLGVLHAGMSIGLRFPRFTPNVKRLLILAVPAAITGGITQINQLIGQAIASAQDGAIAALQYADRIYQLPLGVVGIAVGVVLLPELSRALKGGNLREAGNLQNRSIEFVLFLTIPAAFALWILSDEIIRVLYERGAFHQQNTEIVGSILAIYGIGLPAFVLIKALQPGFYAREDTKTPMRFSVVAVAVNCAAALTLFPRLGAPGIAIAEATAGWLSTVLLFVTLLRRGHLVWEWALMRRTALLIVSAAIMGGVLYYLRDVFAVSLASGASLLTKVATLSLLIAVSMIVYFAVAFLIGGADLGMIRRNLKRKAGAKPAPPADI, from the coding sequence ATGAGCCTCGTCCGGAAATTCATGACGGTCGGCGGTGCCACGCTCGGCAGCCGCATCTTCGGTTTCGCCCGCGAAACGCTGATGGCGGCAGCCCTCGGCACTGGGCCCATGGCCGACGTCTTCTACGCCGCTTTCCGCTTCCCGAACCTCTTTCGCCGTCTGTTTGCCGAGGGCGCCTTCAATGCCGCCTTCGTGCCGCTCTTTTCCAAAGAGATCGAGGCGAACGGGACTGACGGCGCCAAGCGCTTCTCCGAAGAAGTCTTCGGCGTGCTCTTTTCGGTGCTCTTCATCCTCACCATCGTCATGGAGCTTTCCATGCCGCTTCTGGTGCGCTTCGTCATCGCGCCGGGCTTTGCCGACGATCCGCAGAAGTTCGGCATCACGGTCAGCATGGCGGCGGTGATGTTCCCCTACCTGATGTGCATGTCGCTGACCGCAATGATGAGCGGCATGCTGAACTCGCTGCATCATTTCTTCGCCGCCGCCGTCGCCCCGATCTTCCTCAATGTTGTGATGATCGGTGCGCTGTTCTACGCGCTCTATACCGGCGCCGACCCGTTGGCGACCGCCTGGTATCTGTCCTGGGGTGTGCTGGCGGCCGGCATCCTGCAGCTTGCCGTCGTCTATCTCGGCGTTCTCCACGCCGGCATGAGCATCGGCCTGCGTTTTCCCCGCTTCACGCCCAACGTCAAGCGCCTGCTGATCCTTGCCGTACCTGCCGCGATCACCGGCGGCATCACCCAGATCAACCAGCTGATCGGCCAGGCGATCGCCTCGGCCCAGGACGGCGCCATCGCAGCCTTGCAATATGCCGATCGCATCTATCAGCTGCCGCTCGGCGTCGTCGGCATCGCCGTCGGCGTGGTGCTTCTGCCGGAACTGTCCCGCGCGCTCAAGGGCGGCAATCTGCGCGAAGCCGGAAACCTGCAGAACCGTTCAATCGAATTCGTGCTGTTCCTGACGATCCCGGCGGCTTTCGCGCTCTGGATTCTCTCCGACGAGATCATCCGCGTGCTCTACGAACGCGGCGCCTTCCACCAGCAGAACACCGAGATCGTCGGCTCGATCCTCGCCATTTACGGCATTGGCCTGCCGGCCTTCGTCCTGATCAAGGCGCTGCAACCTGGCTTTTACGCCCGCGAGGACACGAAGACGCCGATGCGCTTTTCCGTCGTCGCCGTCGCCGTCAATTGCGCTGCAGCCCTGACCCTGTTCCCGCGTCTCGGGGCACCCGGCATCGCAATCGCCGAAGCGACGGCCGGTTGGCTCAGCACCGTCCTGCTCTTCGTCACGCTGCTGCGCCGCGGCCATCTCGTTTGGGAATGGGCGCTTATGCGCCGGACAGCTCTTCTCATTGTTTCTGCGGCTATCATGGGTGGGGTGCTTTATTATCTCCGCGACGTCTTTGCGGTATCGCTCGCCTCCGGCGCGTCGCTGTTGACGAAGGTTGCAACGCTCAGCCTGCTGATTGCCGTCTCGATGATCGTCTATTTCGCCGTCGCCTTCCTGATCGGCGGTGCCGATCTCGGCATGATCCGGCGGAATTTGAAGCGGAAAGCCGGCGCCAAACCAGCCCCGCCCGCCGATATCTGA
- the trpS gene encoding tryptophan--tRNA ligase, whose product MSDFKPLVFSGVQPTGNLHLGNYLGAIRKFVALQENNDCIYCVVDLHAITAQLVHEDMPNQIRSIAAAFIASGIDPKKHIVFNQSAVPQHAELAWVFNCVARIGWMERMTQFKDKSGGKNAEQMSLGLLAYPSLMAADILVYRGTHVPVGDDQKQHLELARDIAMKFNIDFMEHIRKTDYGVDIKVGEEPVHAYFPMVEPLIDGPAPRVMSLRDGTKKMSKSDASDLSRINLMDDADTISKKIRKAKTDPDALPGEVEGLKGRAEADNLVGIYAALADRTKSQVLEEFGGQQFSVFKPALVDLAVNVLAPISGEMRRLMDDTTHIDGILRDGGERARARAEVTMKQVREIVGFLQ is encoded by the coding sequence ATGTCAGACTTCAAGCCGCTCGTTTTTTCCGGCGTCCAGCCCACAGGCAATCTCCATCTCGGCAATTATCTCGGCGCGATCCGCAAGTTCGTGGCGCTGCAGGAGAATAACGACTGCATCTATTGCGTCGTCGATCTGCACGCGATCACTGCCCAGCTCGTCCATGAGGACATGCCCAACCAGATTCGCTCGATCGCCGCCGCCTTCATCGCCTCCGGCATCGACCCGAAGAAGCATATCGTCTTCAACCAGTCGGCTGTGCCGCAGCACGCGGAGCTCGCCTGGGTCTTCAATTGCGTCGCCCGCATCGGATGGATGGAACGCATGACGCAGTTCAAGGACAAGTCCGGCGGCAAGAACGCCGAGCAGATGTCGCTTGGCCTGCTTGCCTATCCGAGCCTGATGGCCGCCGACATCCTCGTCTACCGCGGCACGCACGTGCCGGTCGGGGATGACCAGAAGCAGCATCTGGAGCTTGCCCGCGATATCGCGATGAAGTTCAACATCGACTTCATGGAGCATATCCGCAAGACCGACTACGGCGTCGACATCAAGGTCGGCGAAGAGCCGGTGCATGCCTATTTCCCGATGGTCGAGCCGCTGATCGACGGGCCGGCGCCCCGCGTCATGAGCCTGCGCGACGGCACCAAGAAAATGTCGAAATCGGATGCCTCCGACCTGTCGCGCATCAACCTGATGGATGATGCCGATACGATCTCGAAGAAGATCCGTAAGGCAAAGACGGACCCGGATGCATTGCCGGGCGAGGTCGAGGGCCTCAAGGGGCGCGCGGAAGCGGACAACCTCGTCGGCATCTATGCGGCCCTTGCCGACAGGACCAAGAGCCAGGTTCTGGAGGAGTTTGGCGGCCAGCAGTTCTCGGTCTTCAAGCCGGCGTTGGTGGATCTGGCGGTCAACGTTCTCGCGCCGATCTCGGGCGAGATGCGCCGCCTGATGGATGACACGACCCACATCGACGGCATCCTGCGCGATGGCGGCGAACGGGCCCGGGCGCGGGCGGAAGTGACCATGAAACAGGTCCGGGAAATCGTCGGCTTTCTGCAATAA